One part of the Xiphophorus hellerii strain 12219 chromosome 17, Xiphophorus_hellerii-4.1, whole genome shotgun sequence genome encodes these proteins:
- the kera gene encoding keratocan, whose amino-acid sequence MAGLQKILVALCLVTQAISQDMPYEELLAQLQACPKECNCPQNFPRAVYCDNKGLKSIPTIPPYTWYLYLQNNLIETMPLDALQNATQLRWINLNRNKITSDKVGEGVLGGMKHLAHLYMDDNLLSTVPSPLPVSLEHLRLSRNRISKIPAGVFVGLDKLHLLDLQGNKLMDDAVTEVSLKGLTSLVQINLAKNQLSSMPLGLPPTTIQLFLDGNNIEKIPADYFKSLPKITFLRLNHNKLGSAGVPKDIFNISSMLDLQLSHNQLTEVPVIPSGLEHLYLDHNKIASVNGSSVCPVSVDSLDDSTNDGVPRLRYLRLDGNEISPPIPRDVVMCFRLLRSIVI is encoded by the exons ATGGCTGGTCTCCAGAAGATTTTGGTTGCTTTGTGCCTGGTAACACAAGCCATCAGCCAGGACATGCCTTACGAGGAACTCCTTGCCCAATTACAAGCCTGCCCTAAGGAGTGCAACTGCCCCCAAAACTTCCCTCGAGCGGTCTACTGTGACAACAAAGGGCTGAAGAGCATCCCTACGATCCCCCCTTACACGTGGTATCTCTATCTGCAGAACAATCTGATTGAAACGATGCCATTAGATGCACTTCAGAATGCAACACAGCTGCGCTGGATAAACCTAAACCGCAACAAAATTACAAGTGACAAAGTAGGCGAAGGTGTCCTAGGTGGGATGAAACATCTGGCCCACTTGTACATGGATGATAATCTCCTGTCTACTGTTCCTTCACCACTGCCAGTCAGCCTGGAGCATCTACGCCTCTCTCGCAATCGCATCTCCAAGATTCCCGCCGGTGTGTTTGTTGGCCTGGACAAGTTACACTTGCTGGATCTCCAGGGGAACAAGCTGATGGACGATGCTGTCACTGAAGTGAGCCTAAAGGGCCTCACCAGCCTGGTCCAGATCAATTTAGCCAAGAACCAGCTGAGTAGCATGCCCCTTGGACTGCCGCCTACCACCATCCAGCTTTTCCTCGATGGTAACAACATTGAAAAGATTCCTGCTGACTACTTCAAAAGTTTGCccaaaattacatttctgagGCTCAACCACAACAAGCTTGGCAGTGCTGGTGTtccaaaagatatttttaatatctcCAGCATGCTGGACTTGCAGTTGTCTCACAATCAGCTGACAGAGGTTCCAGTCATTCCCTCAGGCCTTGAACACCTCTACCTTGACCACAACAAGATTGCAA GTGTGAATGGCTCTAGTGTGTGTCCCGTTTCTGTTGATTCTCTGGATGACTCGACGAACGACGGCGTGCCAAGACTTCGCTACCTCCGACTGGATGGCAATGAGATCAGTCCACCGATTCCCAGGGATGTCGTCATGTGTTTTCGTCTCCTTAGGTCTATTGTTATCTAA